The genomic window ACGCAGAGGTAGGCGTCGCGCAGGGTGTCGGCGGCCTCGCGGCTGGTGACGCCCTCCAGGGTGAGCAGCAGGTCACCGTCGGCGGTGGGCCGCGCGGCGGTCACCACCAGGGCCTCGCCGCCCTTCTCGACACGCAGCCGCAGCCCCGTCCCGAAGCGTGCGGCGTCACCCCCCAGCGGCTGCACGCGCAGCTCGCCGCGCACGCCGTGGGGACGGCGCACGTGGGCGGCGCGGATCAGCGGTGGCGTGGCCTCGGCCGGCCCGGTCATGGAGATCATCGACTACGCGACGTCGACCTGGACG from Candidatus Dormiibacterota bacterium includes these protein-coding regions:
- the rimM gene encoding ribosome maturation factor RimM (Essential for efficient processing of 16S rRNA), coding for MTGPAEATPPLIRAAHVRRPHGVRGELRVQPLGGDAARFGTGLRLRVEKGGEALVVTAARPTADGDLLLTLEGVTSREAADTLRDAYLCVEAGDARSLGADEWFVHQLVGLRAVTPEGARVGVVEDVEEYAAHQVLVIRDGAELRRLPMVRAFVERVDLAGGVVVVQPWEEA